The genome window GCAGACCTGCGCCATATGCTGGGAAGAAGCTGAGTTACGGCTGCAACGATGTAGTTTTTGCTCCATATGGTGAGTACTGGAGGGAGGTCAGAAAGATTGTGATCTTGGAACTACTGAGTGAGAAGAGGGTTCAATCATTCCAGGAATTGAGGGAAGAAGAGGTGACACTTATGCTTGATGTTATAACTCATTCTTCGGGTCCTGTGTATTTAAGTGAATTGACGTTTTTTCTATCCAATAATGTTATATGTCGAGTGGCTTTTGGTAAAAAGTTTGACGGTGGAGGAGATGATGGCACTGGGAGATTTCCTGATATTCTTCAGGAAACACAGAACTTGCTTGGAGGATTCTGTATTGCAGACTTCTTTCCATGGATGGGGTGGTTCAACAAGTTGAATGGCTTGGATGCCAGGCTAGAGAAGAACTTCTTGGAACTGGACAAGATCTATGACAAAGTAATAGAGGAGCACCTTGATCCAGAAAGGCCTGAACCTGAGCATGAAGATCTTGTTGATGTACTGATTCGAGTTCAGAAGGATCCAAAAAGGGCTGTAGATCTCAGTATTGAAAAAATCAAGGGTGTTCTCACGGTGAGTTCCCTTTTCGGTTTCCATGCATGTAGTATTGCTTTATGAATCTCCACCAAGAACTGACAGTAAGAACCGTTTCCAGGACATGTTCATTGCAGGGACTGATACCTCTTCAGCCTCACTGGTATGGACAATGGCTGAGCTGATTAGAAATCCTTCTGTGATGAGAAAAGCACAAGAAGAGGTGAGGAGCGCTGTCAGAGGAAAATATCAGGTGGAAGAAAGTGATCTTTCGCAACTCATCTACCTAAAGTTGGTGGTAAAAGAGTCACTGAGACTTCATCCACCAGCCCCATTACTAGTTCCTCGAAAAACCAACGAGGACTGCACGATTAGAGGGTATGAAGTTCCAGCAAATACACAAGTGTTCGTGAATGGAAAATCGATAGCAACTGACCCAAATTATTGGGAAAATCCAAATGAATTTCAACCTGAAAGATTTTTGGATAGCGCCATTGATTTCAGAGGACAAAACTTCGAGCTTTTACCATTTGGCGCTGGCAGGAGAGGGTGTCCTGCGGTTAACTTTGCCGTCCTGTTGATCGAACTTGCGCTCGCAAACTTGCTGCATCGTTTTGACTGGGAACTGGCTGATGGGATGAGAAGAGA of Vitis vinifera cultivar Pinot Noir 40024 chromosome 17, ASM3070453v1 contains these proteins:
- the LOC100248387 gene encoding cytochrome P450 71A9, coding for MGISSFQASHSMVSQSLLLLLLVIFSALLLFLLSTKQKRKSVASRRLPPGPKKLPLIGNLHQLGSLPHVGLQRLSNEYGPLMYLKLGSVPTLVVSSADMAREIFREHDLVFSSRPAPYAGKKLSYGCNDVVFAPYGEYWREVRKIVILELLSEKRVQSFQELREEEVTLMLDVITHSSGPVYLSELTFFLSNNVICRVAFGKKFDGGGDDGTGRFPDILQETQNLLGGFCIADFFPWMGWFNKLNGLDARLEKNFLELDKIYDKVIEEHLDPERPEPEHEDLVDVLIRVQKDPKRAVDLSIEKIKGVLTDMFIAGTDTSSASLVWTMAELIRNPSVMRKAQEEVRSAVRGKYQVEESDLSQLIYLKLVVKESLRLHPPAPLLVPRKTNEDCTIRGYEVPANTQVFVNGKSIATDPNYWENPNEFQPERFLDSAIDFRGQNFELLPFGAGRRGCPAVNFAVLLIELALANLLHRFDWELADGMRREDLDMEEAIGITVHKKNPLYLLATPAN